DNA sequence from the Gordonia polyisoprenivorans genome:
GCGCCCGCCGCTGCCGGACGAAGTGGAGAAGTACGATGGGCGTGTCGCCCGTCGGATGCTGGTCAAGCCGGGCATCACTGGTCTCTGGCAAGTCTCTGGCCGATCCGACCTCTCATGGGAAGAATCTGTGCGACTGGATCTCTCGTACGTCGAGAACTGGTCGATCATGCAGGATATCGCCATTCTTGTGAGAACCATCCGCGCAACCGCCAACAAGACCGGAGCGTACTAGCTCCGATACTCGAGAATCTACGATACCCGAGATATACCTACCATCGCTCAGACAGCCTCAATGGAAAAAGGTTGACAGCATGAAGATCCTTCTTATCAATAAGTACTGGCGGATCGCCGGAGGTGTTGAAGTACACGCATTCGAAGTGGCGCGTTGGCTCGCAGCTCGTGGCCATGAGGTGATTCCATTTGCTATGCGCGAAAAGGACACGTTACCCAACAATGAAATCGAGAACTTTCCGCCGGAGGTCGATTTTCGCGGCGGCTCGCTCGGGCCTGCGCTAAAAGGACTTATCCGGGCCACCATCTCGCTTGACTCTCGGGATTCCCTTCGGGATCTTATCAAAAGAGAGCAGCCCGACGCTGCATACGTACTACACGTTTATCATCAGCTGGGAATGGGGATAATTAACGAACTGAAACGTCACGGAGTGCCAGTTGTCCTAAGCCTGCACGACTATAAAATAGCGTGTCCCAACTATCGTCTCTTCTCGGAGAAGACTAATAGGATATGCACGAAATGTCTCGACAGAAGGATGGGATTTCTTATCGCTCCCGTCCGCGAAAATTGCTGGGGTGGGAGTGTAGCTTCGGGAGCTGCGCTCACCATCGAGGCAATATCGACAAAAGTGCAACGAAGCTATAAGCTGGCGGATGTCGTAACGGTACTAAATAGCCTACAGCGGACGGCAGTGCTTCGAGCGGGGGTGCCCGAAAGTCGAATAATGGCGGTTCCGCATGCGGTGCCACTATCACATGGAAATCAGAAATGCCCTGACAACGGTGCGCGGTTTCTATACGTCGGACGCCTCGTGCCTGAGAAGGGCGTAGATGTCTTGATCAGGGCGGCTGCCAAGTCACGGTCGTCAATAACGATCGCGGGCGATGGGCGATCCCGGAACGAACTGCAAAGGTTGGCCTATGAGCTAAGTGTGGACGCCATCTTCCTGGGGCAAGTTGACAGGAAGCGAATCGAACAACTTATGAGAGAATCTCGCGCTCTGATCGTTCCTTCGATATGGCATGAGGTCAGCCCGCTCGTCGTATATGAGGCGATCAGGCAAGACTTACCGGTCGTGGCAAGTGAAGTTGGTGGAATGGTTGACCAGCTGGGCGGATCGAGGGGGTACCTGGTACGCCCAGGCGCGGTTGGCGACTTGGCCGATACGCTTCGTGCAATCATGCTTAACCCAGAGGAAGCGCGAACAAGAAGTTTGCGGGCTCGGCAGCATGCTGCCACAGCATGGTCTCTCAAAGCCTGGGAGAGGAATATGGTGGAGGCCTTCAGTGTAGCAGGCGTCAGCGTATGAGTGTTGGATCGTCATATCAGCGGATGTTGAGTCCTGAGACACGCGTGGGATTAGTTCTCGATTACGTTGCAAGGCGTTGGCTACCGGTTACCGCGATTATTCTCGTCGCGATAATAGTCTGCGCGTACATTTTCATCGCCGCCAGCGTTGATGCTGCAGACACTTTCTACCTGGTGTTCATTGCTGGATCGTTCGGGCCCCCCGTCATCGCTATTGTTGCCACGGAGCGCGGAATTCGTGAGCTCGACCCGCTTTCACCATTCGTTCTTGTTCCGCTCACAATGGGTATCGTCTTCGGCTCGGCGCCGTCTCTTCTTGCTTTCATGGGATACTCGGAAACAGCATCTGAAGTAGGTCGTGGTCTTGCTTGGGGGATGCTCGCGTACTTACTAGGCGCCGTGGCAGCTTCGCTTGCTATTCCAACGCCTAGGCCGCCTGACGTTGGGAGCCGGAGAATTCGAGGCGAACTCGATCCCGGGATACTGTATGCCGTATACGGCACTGGCGCTTTCGCGATGATCTGGTATTGGTACCGTGCTGGAGGAATACCGATTCTTGAACCAGATGTAGAGAACGCAAGATTGGCGGCCCTGACAGGTGGCGGTCTGCCCTTCTACCTCTCGATGTTGATGATGGTCTCAGTTTGGTTGTTGTGCTCGCCTGCATGTACTAGAACAAGCACAGGCGTAAGGTGCACTTTGGTACTGATGACCGTTCTGCTATTAACTTCTACGGGCTGGCGAAACACGGTTTTTGCGTTCATTGTGGTGCTCCTGATGATCCGGCAATATACAAGGCCGATAAGGACGATATCGATTCTGGTAGCGGGAATATTGGCGATTCTGGGTGCGGTCGCAATTGGGCTGTACCGTGTCTACAGCTCAGGTCTCGCGAACTATGAGACATTCCAGCTACTCTCAACCGGAAACTACGGCGGTGCGATATCAAAATATCTGACCACATACTTTAACGCCTTCGGACTTAACATCGGCGCTGTTTACTCGCTATTTCCAGATATAATACCGTTCAAAGGTGGCGAAACCATAGTTTGGAATTACTTGGCGTTGCTTCCGGGCGAAAGTCGGCAGCCCTTCGATTTCGTATTGAAGGATGCGGCCGGTCAGGGGTTTGCAGGGGGAGGGCTCCCGCCGACGTTGATCGGCGAGTTGTACTTAAATTTCGGAACTTCGGGCGTAGCCATTGGTATGGTGATTATAGGTGCATTCGCTACTCTTATCCATGCGCTATTAAAGATAACGGGCAGGGTAGATGTTCTTATCATCTCGATACTTCTCATTTACTATTTGTTTGTAGCGGTTCGAGGTGGGATTGGAAACGTCTCAATGACCGTCGTTTGGTTGGCCGTCGCGGTATGGGCAGTTTCTCGCTTGGCAAGTGGATCGAGAAATAGAACCGAGAGATCAACTGGCAAGGTGTGATACAGAAGTTGCGGATCTACTCTTGCCGCGGAGGAACCTGCTGAAGGGCTGCGAATGGGTCACATAAATGCTGAACGTCAATCTCGAATTCGAAGCCGCATCATCCAACCGTCGTCTTTTCGGCGCCGAGTAACCGCGACAAATCTCCACAGAATAAGCGTCGGGGTGGACCAGGCGGTATACTCGATCTCTAGCTTTCTGGCTACGGTGATCGTGGCTCGAGCTAGCAGCATCGATCAGTTTGGGCAGTTCTCTATAGTATTCACTATTATCGTGCTCGTTGTTGGACTACAGCGAGCGGCGGTAGTCGAGCCACTAATTGTTGTTCTAGGTAGTCGAGGCCCGTCTCCTGAGTTGTTGCGCGCAGCGTGCTGGCGTTCTGCGGGGTTCTGTGTTGCGGCTGCCGTCTGTGGTGCTACTTGGGTGTGGATTGAAACGGGGGACTGGGCCGTAGCAACTCTGGGTGCCTCGCTGGCGGGGCCGTTCATGCAAGACCTCGTGAGATACCTTCTGTATCTCAAGAGTGAATCGCTGAAAATGGTGATTTCAGATGGAGTTAGCGGAGCCTGCCAAGTATCGACTTTAATAATTCTGTCTTCTGCGCACGTTGGCGATGCGTATCTTTACATGTGCGGCTTCGCTCTGGCTGCAATCGCAGGTCCGATCTTCATGAGCCGCTCCGTCGCCAAGAAGTGCCAGGCAGCGAATTCGGCCGATGATCTGAAAAGCTACGGAAGGCTCAACTTACCGTTTGGATCTGACTATTTACTTGGCGTTTTGTCGCTGCAGGGGACATTCTGGGCAGCTACAACGCTTGCTGGCCCCGCGGCGTCAGCCGCACTTCGCGGCTCTGATTCCCTGATAGGGCCCGCAAGGGTAGTACTCCAGACTCTGCCGGCGCTGCTCTTGCGCCGATGGTCAGATAGCGTTCAGTCTCGCGCGGGTGCGATAGCCAAGTTCGGAGGTGTGTTATGGATAGGTGCTTCGCTAGGAGCGATCTGCGCATGGGCACTGCCAGCGAAGGCCGGAGTTGCGCTGCTAGGTCAGAGCTGGTCGGTTGTATCGCCGGTGCTCCCTTTCGTGGTGCTATCGCTGGCTCCTATAACTGTGACGTTCATTTGTAGTTTGGCGATTAAAGCTTCGGGGCACTCGAGGGTGTTGCTCTACGCGCGGTTTGTCAGCACTCCGATCACCCTTACTCTTGGTGTTTCGGGGGCTGTATTAGGTGGTGCGAGGGGAGCAGCTATCGGTTCGTTCTTCGGTTCGTGTTTGGCGGCCGGAGTTTTCATGCTGTTTCTGGTACTTCTGGAAAGGAATGCGCGTTGATTTACGAACCTGGCAAGGAGAACCGTGAACCCGTGCGAACTGTGCTGGTTACGGAGGCTTACAGTGCGAGGAATCTGGGTGATCTGGAGCTAGTTGAGCGGACCCTGAGCTACGCGCGTAGTGCGCGCGCGAGTGTAGAGGTCGTGTGTTTGGCTGTCGATCCTGAGTCATTTGAGATACCTGGCGTATCGTTCTTCCCGAAATTGTTTTCGAGGCTGGACTTGCGTGAGACGCGGGGGAGCAAGAGAGTCCAGATCTACTTGGCGTGGGCGGTTCGGTGGATTGCTCTATCTACGCTCGCATTCGCGCCGAGGCGAGTTCAGGCTCGATCAGTGCGGTGGCTAGTGCGAATCGGACTGCTGCCTTCGTCTGCGGAACTATATACTCGCGCCTCGAGTGTAATTGCTGTTGGCGGTGGTTATCTGGGTGATCAATACTTTAAAGAGACTTTGTTGACAGTTTGGACTTGGTGGTGGGCTTCGCGAATTGGAGTCTCAGTCGAGACTATGCCGGTTAGTGTCGAAATACGGTCGTGGTTTCTGGGCATAATTGTTCGGCTGACGGCACGGAATGTATCATGGCGGGCTCGAGATTCTTCGACGGTTGATTCACTGGCTCGCCTCGGCGTGAATGCGGCCCTAGTTCCCGACCTTGCTTTTGCGAATTATTGTGCCACCGCGGCAGAATCACGTGTGGGATCGGTGTTGTGCCTGGTGGGGGCCGATTACCTATCGGTGGTGGAGCAACGTGAGTTGGAAAGCACAATAGTGGAGTTGGTGAAGAACTCACTGGTGCCCCGGCCGGTACGGTTCTTGGCTATGCATCGAAGGATAGACTCATCAAATATAGGGGGCGACTTGGCCATGTCTTTATCGATAGTGGAACGCCTTAGGAATGAAGGGATTTCGACCGTATCGATAGTCGACGCTGGGTCGTACGCTGATGTGTGCAATGTTTGCGACTTTGCTGAGATAGTTCTATCCGCGCGAATGCATGCCGGTATTGCCGCGCTTTGCCGTGGCGCGAGAGTTGGCCTCCTGGCCTATGAAGAGAAGCACTTTGCTTTGATGCGCGATATGGAGCTTGAACGATATGTGATCGATATTCGATCGAAACCTCAGGATTACCGAGAACTAACGGCGAGGTTGTCCTGTTCAGGCCACCTTGAGTTCCATGACGGCGCCGCGCGGCGATTTGACAAACTCCGCGAAGAGGGGTTGTTGGGCCGATGAGATGAAAATGAGATTCGGACATGATCAGCTGCACGTGACCAAATGGAACATGATCGCCGTACTTCTCGGCCCTAGAGTGGGCGAGGAATGATTGATTGGAGCATGTAATTGATTGAGAACAGACCTGTGGCTCAAGCCTACATTCCAACGTTTGTGAAGGGTTGGTGGGTGATTGTCGTATGTGCACTTGTGGGCAGTGTCGTTGCGTTTGCGATTAGTGAGGTACAGACACGGGTTTACTCATCTGCGGCGACTCTGTATGTGACCTCGAGTACTGATTCGAATAGTCAGTCTGCGTATCAAGGATCGCTTGCGTCGCAGCAACGAGTGGGATCGTATTCCAGACTTACCACATCTGACGTTATTTTGCGAGATGCCCTTTCGAATTTCGGGGGTCGGATATCTATGGACGAGGCTCGGAGAGAGCTATCTTCGGCGCCAACTCCTCAAACAGTCTTGCTAACGATACGCGCCAAGACAGACGATCCGCAGAAGTCTGCCTCTTTAGTTAACGCGGTGTCGTCTTCAATGGTGAAGTACGTAAGATTACTCGAAAAGCCTGATGCATCCTCGGAGCCGTTGGCTAAATTGACGGTAATTTCGTATGGCACACCTAGCTCAGATCCAGTTTCCCCCCGAATACGTTTTAATTTTCTCTTGGGTGCGGCCGGTGGTTTGATATTGGGGTTGTGTGCGCTTTTCTTGTGGAGACGCTGGGATACAAGGATAAGACGGCTTGCGGATCTGCCGCACCAGGTAGGAAATTCTGTCCTGGGAGTGATTTCGCGCGATGTTTCCCTCGGTAAGCGGTCCTTATTGGATTTTAGTTCGGGTTCTAGCCCCGCAAGCGAAGACTTCCGGCGCCTTCGTGCAAATATCGGCTTCGTCAATGTGGACTCGACTGTGAATACATTCCTCGTGACTAGTTCGAGCCCTGGTGACGGGAAAACGACAACTGCCCTTAATGTTGCTGCTGCTTTCGCTGAGGACGGTAAGTCTGTAGTCATCGTTGATGCCGATCTGCGGAGGCCAGCCGTTTGTGCTGCGCTTGGCGTAAGGAGCCTGCCGGGGCTGACCGACTGCCTAAAAGGTGTGGTGGGCTTGGATGATGTTGTTCAGAAGACTGGCACTGAGAATCTATACTGTGTTTCATCTGGAGATACTCCTCCGAATCCGACCGAATTGCTTGGGTCAGAACGTTGTGCCGATGTGATCTCCTCGTTAAGGCTCCGATTTGACGTCGTTGTGGTTGACACTCCGCCTGTATTGGGACTTGCCGACGCGCTTGTGTTATCGAAGTGGTGCGATTTTGCGTTGGTAGTAGTTCGGTGTGATCGAACGCGCAAAGACGAGTTGCTAGCTACGGTTGACTCGTTTAGGGAAGCTGGTGACTTCGATACAAGGATCGTATTGAACAGTATTGATCCTGGCCGGACATTGTACTCAAACTACAATAGGTACGCTGATCCCGGCAAATCGAGGTCCCCCTCCTGAGGTGGCGTGCTTGTCGATCGTATGAGTGGGTTCCGTTATTAGCTCTTTGTTGCTTTGAGTTTTCCCGATTCTTGAGATCGTCGGACACGGCGTAACTTATATATCCGATATTGCCGGATAGTAGACTTGATGAATGCGTTTATAGACGGACGAGCTAGTGGATAGAATTGGGTTGACTATGTTTGCGGTTATGTTATCGCCGGTGCTGTGTGGGACGTTGTGTTGATCTTGTCGGTGAAGTCGTGAAGTACGGCATCCGTATTTTGGAGGCACTCGCAGGACGTAGTTTTCCTGGCTTTGGTGTCATCTGTGGTGCTGTGAGCGGTCCGCCGGTCCACGGCCGCGATGATCCGAGGGCCGGCCTCGACCCTGTCGGCCTGGCCGCACTGTTGTTGTGCTTGATCCGCGAAAGGGAAGATAAAGGATTTGCTCGGCTGTCGGCCAACCAGTACCTCGCTGTGGTCGAACATTTCTCGGATCGGCTCGAGATCAGGGTAGGTGGAAAGCTATGCGTGGGTAGCTGTGCTGGCAGCCTCAGACACGACTTAGGCTCCGATGCCGTCCACCTGAGCTTTGCCGAGCCTCCAGGAGCCAGTCGAGCAGCCGTCGCGGCGTATCAATTTCAGTTGCGTGCATACGTGGCCCGCGGGGTGTGTGGCGCGGAAAGCGAACACAAGGGCGGCTCAGGTCTTCTGGAGATTGTGCGCGTGGGCATTCCAGTCGTTTCTGCGGTGTCGTCGAGGCACTTGTTCGATGAGGTTGGGGTATGGCTGGCCGAGGGTCTGACGCCCGTGGTCGTCTTAGCTAGCACGTTAGGAAAGGTAACGGTGAGTTCGTGCCGTCCACGAACCTGGGCACTGCACTTGCGGCCTTACAGCAGCACGAGTGGCCTCGCGCTACTGATGACGATCGCGTCCATCCGGAACCCCTGCAGGGGTGGCGCATGACCACCGCCTACCCCGAGTCTGGATACGATTTTCCGCTCAGCGATGCACAGAAATCGTTGCTGCAGCGGCAATCCGCGATGCCGGGCGTCCCGCTGAGTGTCGCGAACTACATCATTCTTGACGGACCGCTCGATGTCCCTCGGTTCCTGGGTGCACTGCGCGAAGAGGTTCGGGCAGGCCGATCGCTGCAGATCACGCTGCGGTCAGACACATCCGGCCCAACCGGGGTGTACGACCCGACTCTGCACGACTTTGTCGAGTACGTCGACCTTCGAGGCGAGACAGATCCGTTCGGCAGCGCGCTGGCAACTATGCGCGAGGACGCGTCTAAACCTGTCGATCCATTCGCCGACAGACTTGCTCGCGGAGTCTTGTTCGAGCTGAGCAGCACTCGATTCGTCCTCTTCCAGCGGACGCACCACATCGTCACCGACGGTCTCGGTGCCGTCAACTACATGATCCGCGGGCTCGCGAGGATCGGTGAGATTCTCGATGGAGTTGCAGATGTGAGTTCGCGAGTCATTCCCGACCTGCGCGCCCCGGCCCGCGCGGACGCCGACTACCGCGCCTCACGCCGCTTCCAGACCGACCGTGACTATTGGCGCAACGTGCTTAACGGCGTCGGCGGCGGAACACCCTCCTCGTCGCTGCGTATGGGACCGCCGGCACCGATCAACCGGAGGTTGTCTGCGCCGATTCCCGCTGGCACGATGACGATGTTGCGGCTTGTCGCGGAGGAGCGTTCCACCACGCTCCCAGCGGTCATCGCCACCACCTTGGCCGCGTACTTCGCGCGCATCACCGACAGTGATGACGTCGTCATCGATCTCGCGGTTGCAGCGAGAACTGTCGCTGCTCTACGGAATACCCCGCTGCCGACGCTGAATTTCGTTCCCGTACGGACCGGGGTGGGCTCGGCAAGCACCGTCGGTGGTGCACTACGCTCCACGCAAAGCGCGCTCATGGGAGCGCTGCGGCATCAGCGGTACCGGCGTGACGACATCGTCGCTGACCACGGCAGCCCCATCACCGGCCCCGTCCTCAACATCATGATGTTCGACCGGAAGATCCAGTTCGGAAAGGTCACCGCCACCTTCCACTCCCTGACCACCGGACCCGTCGACGACCTGTCGCTCAACATCTATCCCGACACTGAAGGCGACCCGAGCGTGGACGGTTCGCTCGTCGTCGAACTCGAAGCCAACCCGAATCGGTACGACGACGCCGACGTCGTTGAACACCATCGGCAGATCGTCGCGCTGTTGGGGGAAGTGGCGACGGCTCTTGTCGACGGTGGGGAGGTGGCTGTCGACGATCTGCCTCTGGTGGTGGAGGAGCCGACTGCGGTGTCGATACCGGCGCGGCCGCGGGTGTGGACGGAGATTCTCGATGAGACCGTCGAGCGGTTCGGTGATCGGATTGCCGTCGACGGCGAAGCGTGTGGCGAGGACGCGTTGACGTTCGCCGAACTCGATGAGCGGGCTAAGGAGTTCGCGGAGGAGTTGCGCGGGTATGGGGCGCGGCCGGGAGAGACCGTGGCGATCACGCTGCCGCGCGGGGTGGAGCAAGTGGTTGCGTGGTGGGCGGTCGCGCGGACTGGGGCGGCGATACTGCTCGTTGATCCTTCGCTCATGCGGGTGCGAGTGGAGACGATTCTGCGGGTAGCGGAGCCGGTGTGTGTGGTGTCGGAGGAGGGGTTTCGGTTTGGTGGTGGGCTGCGGGGGTCTCGAGGCTCGGCGCCTCGGGCCGCCTCGCACCTCGACCATCGGATGGAAGGTGTCGGCGACTTGGGGGATGGTGACCATCGATCGAATAGCGCCGACCAGCGGGGGGAAGGTGACGATCAAGGCGATCGCCTCGACCATCGATCAAGTAGCGCCGAGCAGCGGGGGGAAGGTGACGATCAAGGCGATCGCCTCGACCATCGATC
Encoded proteins:
- a CDS encoding glycosyltransferase; this encodes MKILLINKYWRIAGGVEVHAFEVARWLAARGHEVIPFAMREKDTLPNNEIENFPPEVDFRGGSLGPALKGLIRATISLDSRDSLRDLIKREQPDAAYVLHVYHQLGMGIINELKRHGVPVVLSLHDYKIACPNYRLFSEKTNRICTKCLDRRMGFLIAPVRENCWGGSVASGAALTIEAISTKVQRSYKLADVVTVLNSLQRTAVLRAGVPESRIMAVPHAVPLSHGNQKCPDNGARFLYVGRLVPEKGVDVLIRAAAKSRSSITIAGDGRSRNELQRLAYELSVDAIFLGQVDRKRIEQLMRESRALIVPSIWHEVSPLVVYEAIRQDLPVVASEVGGMVDQLGGSRGYLVRPGAVGDLADTLRAIMLNPEEARTRSLRARQHAATAWSLKAWERNMVEAFSVAGVSV
- the wzy gene encoding O-antigen polysaccharide polymerase Wzy; this translates as MGLVLDYVARRWLPVTAIILVAIIVCAYIFIAASVDAADTFYLVFIAGSFGPPVIAIVATERGIRELDPLSPFVLVPLTMGIVFGSAPSLLAFMGYSETASEVGRGLAWGMLAYLLGAVAASLAIPTPRPPDVGSRRIRGELDPGILYAVYGTGAFAMIWYWYRAGGIPILEPDVENARLAALTGGGLPFYLSMLMMVSVWLLCSPACTRTSTGVRCTLVLMTVLLLTSTGWRNTVFAFIVVLLMIRQYTRPIRTISILVAGILAILGAVAIGLYRVYSSGLANYETFQLLSTGNYGGAISKYLTTYFNAFGLNIGAVYSLFPDIIPFKGGETIVWNYLALLPGESRQPFDFVLKDAAGQGFAGGGLPPTLIGELYLNFGTSGVAIGMVIIGAFATLIHALLKITGRVDVLIISILLIYYLFVAVRGGIGNVSMTVVWLAVAVWAVSRLASGSRNRTERSTGKV
- a CDS encoding polysaccharide pyruvyl transferase family protein, with protein sequence MLVTEAYSARNLGDLELVERTLSYARSARASVEVVCLAVDPESFEIPGVSFFPKLFSRLDLRETRGSKRVQIYLAWAVRWIALSTLAFAPRRVQARSVRWLVRIGLLPSSAELYTRASSVIAVGGGYLGDQYFKETLLTVWTWWWASRIGVSVETMPVSVEIRSWFLGIIVRLTARNVSWRARDSSTVDSLARLGVNAALVPDLAFANYCATAAESRVGSVLCLVGADYLSVVEQRELESTIVELVKNSLVPRPVRFLAMHRRIDSSNIGGDLAMSLSIVERLRNEGISTVSIVDAGSYADVCNVCDFAEIVLSARMHAGIAALCRGARVGLLAYEEKHFALMRDMELERYVIDIRSKPQDYRELTARLSCSGHLEFHDGAARRFDKLREEGLLGR
- a CDS encoding polysaccharide biosynthesis tyrosine autokinase, producing the protein MGSVVAFAISEVQTRVYSSAATLYVTSSTDSNSQSAYQGSLASQQRVGSYSRLTTSDVILRDALSNFGGRISMDEARRELSSAPTPQTVLLTIRAKTDDPQKSASLVNAVSSSMVKYVRLLEKPDASSEPLAKLTVISYGTPSSDPVSPRIRFNFLLGAAGGLILGLCALFLWRRWDTRIRRLADLPHQVGNSVLGVISRDVSLGKRSLLDFSSGSSPASEDFRRLRANIGFVNVDSTVNTFLVTSSSPGDGKTTTALNVAAAFAEDGKSVVIVDADLRRPAVCAALGVRSLPGLTDCLKGVVGLDDVVQKTGTENLYCVSSGDTPPNPTELLGSERCADVISSLRLRFDVVVVDTPPVLGLADALVLSKWCDFALVVVRCDRTRKDELLATVDSFREAGDFDTRIVLNSIDPGRTLYSNYNRYADPGKSRSPS